Proteins from a genomic interval of Rosa chinensis cultivar Old Blush chromosome 2, RchiOBHm-V2, whole genome shotgun sequence:
- the LOC112188689 gene encoding lamin-like protein — MERVRRGFGSGSAMAAVVLLALVFIMVPEASATRFIVGGNKGWTTNVNYTIWAQGMHFYNGDWLFFVYDRNQQNILEVNKTDYEACNSDHPLHNWTTGAGRDVVPLNVTRRYYFLSGKGFCYSGMKLAIQVETPPPPPKAAPVVSEGSAPLAPVFRSQFVLPAIFAIGAVWDAFLRFC; from the exons ATGGAGAGGGTGAGAAGAGGGTTTGGGTCTGGTTCAGCTATGGCGGCTGTGGTGCTTTTGGCCTTGGTTTTTATCATGGTTCCAGAAGCCTCAGCTACTCGTTTTATTGTGGGAGGTAATAAGGGCTGGACTACCAATGTTAACTACACAATCTGGGCCCAGGGCATGCACTTCTACAATGGAGATTGGCTCT TTTTTGTGTACGATAGGAACCAGCAGAATATTCTAGAGGTGAACAAGACAGACTATGAGGCATGCAATTCAGATCATCCACTTCACAATTGGACTACAGGAGCTGGAAGAGATGTGGTTCCACTAAATGTGACCAGGCGCTACTATTTCTTGAGCGGCAAGGGCTTCTGCTACAGTGGCATGAAGTTGGCTATTCAGGTTGAAACCCCACCTCCACCTCCCAAGGCTGCTCCGGTGGTGAGCGAGGGCAGCGCTCCATTAGCGCCTGTTTTTAGATCCCAATTTGTGTTGCCAGCCATTTTTGCTATTGGTGCAGTTTGGGATGCATTTCTTAGGTTCTGCTAG